The Vidua macroura isolate BioBank_ID:100142 chromosome 2, ASM2450914v1, whole genome shotgun sequence DNA window CTGATAATATTCTACGTATTTGTTCTGACTGAAGAAATTTTTATAAACATGTCGTGcaccaaacaaccaaacatcACTGTCATCCGTGATTGTCCCAGAGGTCTGATCAGTAAGGTCCAATACGGCACACTGTGCCTCAGCCTCCATTGGAGCTTCGATATATGGAATCCCAAACAGACGGAGGAGCTCCTGGAGGATGGAAGGAAAACAGTTAATAATTAATCTAAAGAGTTCATTTCTAATACACTTCTAATCTAGCACTTCTGCTTGACTCAGAAGTGCTAGATTCACACTTGGGAGTTATTTAATACCTGACAACAAACCTTAAACTCTGGTAAAAAGTGCCAAGCTCAGTTAAGTCAAGAGGGAGTCCCATTCAACTCCTCTCAAGCAGACAGTGCCATATAAGTCAAGCACTACTTGAGCACACTTTTACCACACAGTTTGAGAACTTGCTATCTTAAATACACAAGCATACTTAACTATTGTTTTGCACAGCAAGGAGAAAACTCCATGCATTACAATTATGTGGGCTCACTGCAACAAAGATGCAGGTAAaacataaaaagtaaaaaaaaaaaaaaacgtatCTATAAAAAAATGTGGTCACCACTTCATATAAGAAAGTAGTATGCAAGCATATGAGAAACATTCATATAAAGCAGGAAACAACAGTGGGAAGACTAATTGTTCCTTGGATATTGTTTTGATATGCCTctattttgaagcatttttgctttaatgggatatattagatatatatatatattctagatatatatatagatagataatATATAGataatatagatatatattctatagatatagatatctatatatctatatctagatctatatatagatcactttaaaaaaatcacctgaAGAAACAATTATGTGCAAATATTTAACCAAGattaagtattattttaaaactaccTAAACTGtcccattaagaaaaaaaaaatacatgcatttaCATATTTCTCAGAATTAATTTGTTAGCATAAGTTTATTACATCACAGACACTACCACTAGTCTACTGTGTTATGGGTTTGTTAACCCAAACACATTGTATTAAACCTTGAAACACTGACACAGAAGTAACAGGCTTGTTCAGTCATTACTGGTGAGATTCCTTCAAGTTGCTTACTCAGGGCATAAACTACACAGActtcttgtaattttttaaccttttaatcCCTAGGGGAAATCACAGTTTACCTAACACACAGACTGCATCAATTCTTTGCTGCTGTACATAGCTTCctaatattttttgttcattttgcaCCTTTCACAAAAACAGCTGAAGATCAACCTGGCCCAACCTTTAAAAGTTGGTGCTTAAAAGATATATTGATTTATTCATAactatattattattttatgttattaCACTTACTTAAAATAGTTGGATTATTTCAACacttgcaatattttaaaataagcaaactgaagaaaacaagcTCCTAAGAGGGAAAAAGGTGACCTATAGCTAAGCAAAATTACTAACAGCTTTTGAGTAAATGACTGGGATAGAGGAAggaaacaaatcaaaatgaCTCAACAAATACTACCTGGCTTTCCAAGAACATCTGTCCTGTTACAGAAGCAGCAACTcgttcctgctgctgtttttgaGACTGAAGTGTATTCTGCTCAGCAGAAAGGTCCTTTTCTAATTCTTCTAGTTCTTCCTGAAAATATAAACcaaagttttttattatttcaacaATTCAGGTACACTTaggaaagcaaagcacaaaGTCTCCAACTACAATTATTCTACGAGTACCTGTTCCATTAATTCACACTAGGAGGTTGTTACAGCTTCTCTAATGCAGCAAGCTGTAAGACCAGAGATGGTCGAGTCATTAATTTACCTTGAAGTTTTCCTCTGATTTTAGGGAGATTATAATTAACcacctttaaagaaaaatcagttccCATACAATTAGATAGCTATGTGAGAAAGCAATGAAACAATAAGAAGCTGTTCAGTAGTTTTCCTTAACAACTATTTGAAGACAAAGCACTCCATTACAAGCTCAAAACAAGAAACAATGAGTTACCAAACTGATGTCTTGCCACTCATCCACTGCAGCTTTACCATCAGCATCTCTTTCAATATTCTGAGTGTTTCCCAACTGCACCTCATCAGACTCCTTCAGCAAGTCCAGTGTGACAACATCAGGTCTGTCTGCCTCCACTTCTGCATATGTTGGTTCGTCACTCATTTTTTCATCATATTTAGTAGGAAACTCAGCATCATTACTGACCTCAGCATCCACTTCAATAAAGCTTCCtatcaaaggaaaacagagactTGTACATTTTTAACTTGGgcagtggcttttttttctatatGCAGCAGATATATATAAGAATTGTGAAATTACATAAACCAAGTGGCTGACTGGTTAATAACACTAGTTAAATTCAATGTACACAATATGCTTTCCTGATTCTACATATTCTATACTCAGGTTTTAGTGATAAAATGTGACACCAGGTGGAAAAAACACAGGTCAAATTTTCTTCCTGCCTCCTATATATATGGGAGTGgatgcatttttaatgattGCTTACTAAGAGAAAAGGTTACCTTCAACTGACTACAAATACAATACTGTCCTATTTTCTTATCCTTTTACACAATCAAAAAGCACATACCATCAGAATCACTGTCTTCGGACTGTGATACCCCTTCTCTTTCTGCCTCAGGATCTCTTGCTTCTGGAAAAAATCTAGTATCCTCAGATACATTCTCCTCTGTTTGTGAAATTACTTCCtgtgtattttcagaaattttcaagtttttctcatttttagaaAGGTCTGTTGTCTCAGTGTGAATCAAAGCATCTATACTAGTTTGCACAGGGGAACAGCTTGGCTTTTGCAAACACAAATTCATATTCTTATCTCCCAGAGACTTTAAGTCCATTTTGGAAccacttttttctttgtcaaaGTCTTCTTTATCTTTTCTAGTATTGTTAATATAATTTTCAGCTCTGGATATACTAGTATCATTTGATGAAATATGATCTTTggaaccatttttttccttgtctacatcttctgtgtcttttatagtattGTCAATATAAGTTTCAGCTATGGATATACTGGCGTCCTTGGGTGTAATATgattttctgaataattttcttctttgtctatatcttctttgccttttctaGTATTTTCAATAGCAGAATAATTTTCATCTCTGAATATACCAGTGTCTTTGGGTGTAATATCACTTTTTTCCAACTCCTGAGTCTTCTGTTTAAATTTAGCATCTTGCATAGTCACTTGGATTGATGAATGAATTGTAGCTGTAGGAATGTTTTTTCCCTCCTTAACTTCAGGAATCTGCTCTTCCTCATCTGAGCTACTAAGCAGAAAATCCTTCCCTTCTGGTCTTTCTGACAGCACTACATCAGCTGTAGCAATAGCAACTTCCTCCCCTTTATCATCTTCACTCAGAGCTTGCTGAATTGCCCGCAGTGTTCTTGGAGACACACTGCCTTCCTCTGGCACAAATTGGTCCACGTTCAATTGTCCTGCATCCAGTTCTTCTTCTGAGCTGCTTTCCACCATGGCTGCCTGGATAGCAAGCAAAGTCCGAGGAGAGGGGGGTGCTGCCACTACATTGTCATCTTCCTGCTTTGCATTAGCAGGAGAGtcattgattttatttaatttagtcAATTCATGCATTTTTGATGAGGGTCCTGCAGTAGTTTCCAAGTCTCTACTCATAGCCTCTTTTGCTTGAATACCTGAAAGAAAGTTTTGTGtggaaaaatactgctttataAAAACATTCCATTTTACATAATGAACATCATTATATAAAGATTATTAAACTACTTTTCTGCAGGTTTACAGATCACAGTTAATGATGTATAACAGTAAAGCACATTTCATACAAAGTACTGGCTACGTGCACCAATAAACAATATTCAGGTTTGTCTTTAAACTGCTAGTTTTAAGTGTGCACACTCCAAACAACAGGTTTTACAAAATTAAGACCCAACATACCCTTTATCAGAATATAGTGAGAAGTCTCTTCAGAGACTACCCTCCTTGATTCCACTTCTTTCACAAAACCACCTTCATTTTCATATTGTGTTTGGATTTCACCTGAGTGCTGTTGACTCATTTCTTTTTGTACATTTTCTATGCACCGATTGAGGTTGCTTTTTTTAAGCAAACCCCTAAGCTGGTACTGGGAAAAGTCATTGGAGtcctcaaaaaaacaaaacaaaaaacaaaacaaacaaatcaatttaaataaaacaccCCTTTTAAGCAAATTCATTTCCCGCATTCTGGAAGAGTGTGGGAATTCTTTCAGGAGTTTCTTTAAGCAGCTAACATTTGTCTTTCACGGGCTGCTGCACTTGCAAGAAACAGCAATATTATCCTGGCAACATACAATTCTGAAAGGTACCAGTAGTTCTCAGTGCCAGAGAACATCTCAATTTTGGTTATCAGAGCTCATCTccatcttaaaaagaaaagcaattaaaagagAATCCACATgtggattatttttaaatgatggTTCTTAGCTTACACTTGGACACAAGCCATCATTTGATCTGATGTATATTGTACTTTCCAAACCTCATTGTAGAAGTGCTACTATAGGATTCCCCATTTGTGTCTGAACAGCTTCAACACATCTGCCTAAGTTACAAAAATCTtttcccagctgccagctcctctaACAACCCCAGGGTTTGGAATCCAAGCTGTGTTCATCCTGCCTGGTTCATCCACACCAGTAGCATGTTATGCAATCTTTGGCATAATGCTGATGAGGCACAAAATACAGCacaatttttaacatttctacCAAAATGAATTAGCTCTGCTAATTTTAGTGGAAATCAAGAGATAAGGCTGTTAGGAGTCATTATctcattggattttttttctcctcatggTAACATCTCTTATTAAACAGTCCAGGGTGTAAAGTTTTCCAGAAGTAGTACTCTTTCTCCATTTGCATTAATGGCAATAGCTCCATTCCAATGCCTTGAAagctattttaaatattacCTCTGGCATTGCTTCAAATAACGTTCTTCTTCGCTTTGTAAGTTCTTTAATATCAGTCAAGATctcatgttttatttctggAGGCAGCTTGTGGAAATCTTCTGATTCAATATCTACAGAATAAGGATTTTCACATAATTGTTCCTATAATAACGGAAAACAAGAATACAtatcacggaatcacagaataatgaggttggaagagacctccaagatcatcaaatccaacctatgccctaacacctcaactagactatagcaccaagtgccatgtccagtctttttttaaacacatccagagatgatgattctaccacctccctgggaagacaattccagtactttattattctttcagtgaaaaatttcttcctaatacccaatttgtaccttccctgacgtagccGGAGACTGTGttctcttgttctgtcagttgctgcctggtggaagagaccaacccccacctgtctacaacctcccttcaggaagttgtagagagcaataaggtcacctccaagcctccttttctccaggctaaacaacctcagctccttcaaacattcctcatagggcttgtgttccaagcccaTCACCaaccttgttgccctcctctggacacgctcaagcatctcaatgtccttcctaaactgaggggcccagaactggacacagtactcaagatGCGTTCTCACCAGCAccaagtacaggggaagaatgacttccctgctcctgctggtcacacaattcctaatgcacaattcctaatgcaggccaggatgccattgatGCAGGCCAGGATACCACtgaatacatattttatattagagcagaacaaaaataataaaatatttagagcACTATTCCAAGCAAGATAAAAAACCCAAGCCCTCAAGAACTTTGTTGCTACTTCCCACATagtgaaaacaagaaaaagaaagtaactACTATGTAATAAAGTAATGCTAAGTACCTCATTATTGATGTACACTATACAGAGAAActtgggttttattctttttacaaAAAGATACTTAGTATAAAACACAGAACTGGGTCATATAGCCTCAGCTACTCAGATTTTGTCCTTCTAAAGAGGTTCTCCGCCTGAATGAGAACTGCTTCAAAGATAAGCAATCTTTCCaacagtgtttcttttttttcctattgatGAAAGCAGAGAcaattttattgtttattatgTCTTCCTCTTAGGTTATGtatttctcttctcctcttccaATCAGATCAGCAGATCAGAAGCAAATACATAATTTATCTGAAAACACAAGGACTTAAGTGCTTCAACTTCAGTTCATATTTGAAGAAGCACATGAGTTTTGTTAAATATGCTGTTATGTACATACACATGCATAAATGCATGCATTTCTCCTACATTGTTACAAAAACCAATGTCTTCTCCATATGTTCAAAGGAAgtagtaaaaagaaaaaggctatCACaagaattttctgttctgctaTATTCTAGTGGAGAAATCACATTTATATTTCCTCACTAATAGGAATTTTTAGAGTACTGAAAATTAACTTGTTTTCTTATAAGTAATGCTATAATAAGACCTGTATCTCCAAATAATTGGATTTTCTAagctttttgtttgtcttttaagCACAGACATGAATGAGAGGATTGACCACAGTAACAAGGCAACTAGTTGCACTTACTTGCAACATCTGTTTTTGGCTCACTCTCATTTgccattctttttcttcctcctcctctgagctaaaaaatcacagagaaaacaaatgtgtAGATAtttacccaggaaaaaaaagtttatattttAAGCAAAAAGACATTAGTCATGCCTTTGCTGgtcaagcacaaaaatttgcagcatcaaacacacacacacatatatatttacatacatattaatatgtgtatatatataatatatatacatataaatatgcACACAGGTCATAAAGATCTGAGCAGAAAGTAAGAAGGCAAACTTATGTCAGTTAAAAGTAGATGGAGACAAGTGCTGCTGTTTAGATCATGACACAATTCTTACTTGGTCAGCATTAGAAGTATATAAAAGTACAGATATGCAAAGAATAACCTACATAGCAGCTTCACATTCTCAGTATTATTTAAGAAGATGCCACAGGTATGACAAGTGCAGACAAAGCCTGCCTCTGCTGAACATGCCAACACACAACAGAATCAAACTGCCACACCCAAGCTTGAACAATCAGTCCCATTTAGTTGTATGGACTTGGCCATAGAGACTGAGGTAGAACTTTCATCCTTATACAAGAATCCAGTGTAGAAAATGAATCTGTGGGCTGAAAACTTCTGTTACTTTCCCATAAATAACTAGGAGGCCTCTATATccaaaaagaaactgaaataaaatacaaattaaagaactatactttttatatatatatatatatatatatattacagtGTCTCATAGGTCAAAAGTCTTTGATCAGCATCAAAAAATGGGGTTTATACTTTTACCCAAGTTTATTAAAAACCATTTAAGctatttttcttaattctaCCTACCTATTCTTCTCTTCATTCTCTAAAGCAGGCAACACATACATATCATCAATTCCTTCTCTTCGAACTTGTGTAATACTGGGCAAAGCTTCAttgcttagggaaaaaaaaaataaaacagcaattaACAGCTTCAGAAAGACTTACTGTCACttataaaaaagggaaaaataatttttattcttgccTTTTGCCTCTAATAGCAGTTTTGATAACATGTCTCTTCAGAAGTGTTTTCAAGAGTTTCTCTGTAGTTTTCCTGGAATCATTGATGgcaatttcctttctttgtcttCGCTTTGCCTATGAAAATAAGATTAACACCAACAAGATTTTGCTGGATGCTGAAGACACACATCCAGTGAATCCATATTAAAATTCTATGTGCTGAGCCTATGAGCTACTCCTAATTCATTCTACACCAAGAGGGACAGAGCCTCTAAATCTATGTCCATTTCCTCTGTGGGATTCAGGAGCAGCTTTCAGCTTCTGGGTACAaatgcctgcagagctgcattcAGCTCCATTCTGGAATACAAGCCAGGCTTGTGCCATCATCCACTTCTCTGCAACCTGGCTCCCATGCAAATCAAACCTGCCTAGATTAAAGAGCTGCTGCATGCTCCAAGAGCTAACTCAGGCTGGGACTGCAAAGGACACCTGCAGAGCAGTGGACTTCAATCCTCCATCCCTACAGCTCAGAAACATAAGCAGAACAACAGGAGGGAAACTGAAAATGGCTGCTTACCATCAGCAGACACACAGCCTCTTTTACATTGCAGTAACTCACAAAGGCACTTACCAAGGTTTGTCTCTTCAGAAGCGGTGCCTCTCCATCAAAAACAAAGACTGGTCGAATCCGGAAAAACAGTAACTTGCAGAGTCGATGAAACAGAGTGAGCAGGTGAGCATTCCGTACAGAAATACCACCACGATCTCTGGCTCCCTTTATTGCTTGGTTCAACCAAATACTGATATCTTAAACAATCgttgagaggaaaaaatgtgctCTTTTACACATATACCACATTGGGAGTTCCTATAAAGTGCACAGATTTGACTGAGTGGCTTTTGCCCACGGCTCCAAGTTTGTCTTACCGAAACCAAGAATATCCAAATAGCTATGAGCTTGGAAGAAGAATAAATCATTGTCCCTATTGACCTGCACAAAAAGCAGAGTGGAAGCAAAAGCACAGCAAATACCTCCCCAGTTATTTTTATAGGTAAATGATGGGTATCTTCCTTCCACACCTTCCCAGCATTTAATCAAGTATACAGGACAGGAAAGCTGATGCATAAGCATAAAACTTCTTCGTCTTGTAGTATTACGGAGAGCAGcacatttatttataaagtgCAAAATTCTATAGTCCAACACTTGTATAAGGAACCTATTAAAGAGAGTCTATTTTTTAAACGATGAAAATAAAAGAGCTTAGTATTTCACAATCGTAAAGCAAAACTTCCACTTACCAAAATGTAGGTAATTTAAACgtaacaataataacaataaaatatcTTATAAATAAGGGAAATAGTTAAAACAAACTCCCTTGCAATTTCGGTTACCCAGATTTACTTTTAAAGGATACCAACAGCAAGAATTTTCCCTTCCAGCGTTTCTGGGCTTATGGGTCTCCCGGTGCATTCAAGCAGCTTCCAAAGTCCTTGAACTCCCATTGTCCTTCTTTAGCTGCTTTGAGAGAAAATGTATGAGGCACAAAAGAAGGAATAACCCAAAGGTTATGCGGCCCTTAACTGTTTTATTAATTCAAACGGAAATAACGAAGCAGCCGCTCAGGCCGGGACAGCGGCGGGGACAGCGGCAGGCGGGGGTCGCGATCCCGGACCTGTGGCGGGGAGCGGATCCCGGCGCAGGGACGCGGAAGGGACGCGGAAGGGACGCGGAAGGGACGGAGGCCCCACCATCCGCGGCCTCCCGGCGCACGGAGCGCAGGCcccgcccggcgcggccccgcgggccGCTGGGAGTCGCAGTGCGCGGGGCGGAGCCGGCGCAGGGCCCGGCCCGGGAACAGCCGCCCACACCCCGCCCCGCACCCCCGGGGCAGGCGGCTCCCACcgccccttctccagctgcgGCCTCTCTGGCCGGTAGGCTCCTCGGCTGCCTGGAGGAGAGCCTAGTACGTAACAGCAGAGAATAACAGCATCAAttatgttggaaaagatctccgagatcaccgagtccaacctgtgaccgaACGTCCCTTTGTCAACTGGACCATGATctaagtgccacgtccagtctaAACACTCAGGGAAGGTAACTGCAtcagctccctgggcagtcccAGTATCtgatcaccctttctgtaaagaaattcCCTTatgtccagcctaaacctcacctgatgcagcttgaggccatttcctctcgtcctgtcacttgttacctgtgAGAAGAGGCCGACCCCCACCTAGTTacacaccctcctttcaggtggttgtgGAGAGTGATAAGGCTCACACAGAGAATGagcctcctctgctccaggctaAATGaacccagctctctcagctgctcctcacaggacttgtgctccagagaCTTTACCAGCTCCATTGCTCTTCTCTGGTTGGAGAACAAAATCCCACAATGCAGACCAAAAGTAGTCCTATTTTTCCCACTCCCAAACATGatttcccctgcagcctgtgctctcTCTGTTCTGCCTCAaccacagccccagtgccccccacTGCAGGCATCCCACCACTGGGGAATCCCTAGGGAAAGCTTCCTGCAGCACATGCACTTGGCTCCTGCTAATGCTAGAAGAATCCATATACTACATACTCTGTGGATAAAGTGTGACAGTCTCCAACCCAAGAGCAAAATAACTGTAAAACCAGAATTTCATCCCAACCTACTTAAGCAGAACAGCCAGTACCATCAGAGGAGAGACCCTGTTTCTTAGCGCAACTATCATTATTAAGCAAAAGTTATGAGACACACATGTAACTCTGGCTATGTAAGTCCTAAATCCCCTAAAGAACACAGCTCAAGTATTCTAATCAAAGCTGAGCCCTCAGCCCAAACTCAGCTTGCAAAAATAGGCTCTGAAAATAGTTcatccagaaaataaaatttcaaaacctATGAGTTTTGTTCAGTCATGAGGCCGCAGGCTTTGAGAAATTAAATAGTAGAAGTCACAGTGGCTGCACCGAGCACCACTTTTTATGACCAAAGAAATCTTACCTACTTTGCTTAAGCAGTAGTTACAACTCTGATCTGTCGCTTACCTATTTTGCTCAAGACCTTCACTAAATGTAGGG harbors:
- the ERCC5 gene encoding DNA excision repair protein ERCC-5 isoform X2, translating into MGVQGLWKLLECTGRPISPETLEGKILAVDISIWLNQAIKGARDRGGISVRNAHLLTLFHRLCKLLFFRIRPVFVFDGEAPLLKRQTLAKRRQRKEIAINDSRKTTEKLLKTLLKRHVIKTAIRGKSNEALPSITQVRREGIDDMYVLPALENEEKNSSEEEEEKEWQMRVSQKQMLQEQLCENPYSVDIESEDFHKLPPEIKHEILTDIKELTKRRRTLFEAMPEDSNDFSQYQLRGLLKKSNLNRCIENVQKEMSQQHSGEIQTQYENEGGFVKEVESRRVVSEETSHYILIKGIQAKEAMSRDLETTAGPSSKMHELTKLNKINDSPANAKQEDDNVVAAPPSPRTLLAIQAAMVESSSEEELDAGQLNVDQFVPEEGSVSPRTLRAIQQALSEDDKGEEVAIATADVVLSERPEGKDFLLSSSDEEEQIPEVKEGKNIPTATIHSSIQVTMQDAKFKQKTQELEKSDITPKDTGIFRDENYSAIENTRKGKEDIDKEENYSENHITPKDASISIAETYIDNTIKDTEDVDKEKNGSKDHISSNDTSISRAENYINNTRKDKEDFDKEKSGSKMDLKSLGDKNMNLCLQKPSCSPVQTSIDALIHTETTDLSKNEKNLKISENTQEVISQTEENVSEDTRFFPEARDPEAEREGVSQSEDSDSDGSFIEVDAEVSNDAEFPTKYDEKMSDEPTYAEVEADRPDVVTLDLLKESDEVQLGNTQNIERDADGKAAVDEWQDISLEELEELEKDLSAEQNTLQSQKQQQERVAASVTGQMFLESQELLRLFGIPYIEAPMEAEAQCAVLDLTDQTSGTITDDSDVWLFGARHVYKNFFSQNKYVEYYQYVDFQNELGLDRSKLINLAYLLGSDYTEGIPNVGFVTAMEILNEFPGHGLEPLLKFAEWWNEAQKNKKVMPNPHDTKVKKKLRELQLYSGFPNPAVAEAYLKPVVDESRGSFTWGKPDVEQIREFCKDHFGWTRTKIDGILLPVMKQLNLQQTQLRIDSFFRLEQHEKQAIKSQRLRRAVTCLKRKEKEADDEIQEAAAVTEMELKQPRKRKGEGSTDDTNQAAATKQSGKRRKHSDSRKEFLYGGGFVGNLHLSETSSDSSMEESKGRDLGKSKRKKNTSATETADHKEKKGCSSSSSEDEDLVDVVMVTAKPVFEGRKKKSRSKRGIRKKMS
- the ERCC5 gene encoding DNA excision repair protein ERCC-5 isoform X1 encodes the protein MGVQGLWKLLECTGRPISPETLEGKILAVDISIWLNQAIKGARDRGGISVRNAHLLTLFHRLCKLLFFRIRPVFVFDGEAPLLKRQTLAKRRQRKEIAINDSRKTTEKLLKTLLKRHVIKTAIRGKSNEALPSITQVRREGIDDMYVLPALENEEKNSSEEEEEKEWQMRVSQKQMLQEQLCENPYSVDIESEDFHKLPPEIKHEILTDIKELTKRRRTLFEAMPEDSNDFSQYQLRGLLKKSNLNRCIENVQKEMSQQHSGEIQTQYENEGGFVKEVESRRVVSEETSHYILIKGIQAKEAMSRDLETTAGPSSKMHELTKLNKINDSPANAKQEDDNVVAAPPSPRTLLAIQAAMVESSSEEELDAGQLNVDQFVPEEGSVSPRTLRAIQQALSEDDKGEEVAIATADVVLSERPEGKDFLLSSSDEEEQIPEVKEGKNIPTATIHSSIQVTMQDAKFKQKTQELEKSDITPKDTGIFRDENYSAIENTRKGKEDIDKEENYSENHITPKDASISIAETYIDNTIKDTEDVDKEKNGSKDHISSNDTSISRAENYINNTRKDKEDFDKEKSGSKMDLKSLGDKNMNLCLQKPSCSPVQTSIDALIHTETTDLSKNEKNLKISENTQEVISQTEENVSEDTRFFPEARDPEAEREGVSQSEDSDSDGSFIEVDAEVSNDAEFPTKYDEKMSDEPTYAEVEADRPDVVTLDLLKESDEVQLGNTQNIERDADGKAAVDEWQDISLEELEELEKDLSAEQNTLQSQKQQQERVAASVTGQMFLESQELLRLFGIPYIEAPMEAEAQCAVLDLTDQTSGTITDDSDVWLFGARHVYKNFFSQNKYVEYYQYVDFQNELGLDRSKLINLAYLLGSDYTEGIPNVGFVTAMEILNEFPGHGLEPLLKFAEWWNEAQKNKKVMPNPHDTKVKKKLRELQLYSGFPNPAVAEAYLKPVVDESRGSFTWGKPDVEQIREYPFAC